The Maledivibacter sp. genomic interval AAGACTTATTGCATTACTTTTAATATACTCTTTAAGTTTATAAAGATCCTGTATATAAACCTCCTTAAGTTTTCTATTGTATATAACTGCAGCTGGGTGATATAAAGAAAAAATAGTTTTTTCTTCTACTTTAATTACTTGACCATGAACTTCGCTCACTTTAATATCTTTATTTTGGGTTAAAGTCTTTAAAGGTACATTTCCTAAAGTAACTATCAATGTTGGTTCAATCATATTAAGTTCTTCAATCAAAAACTTACAATATTTCTCTATTTCTTTTTTATTAGGAGGTCTATTAACTTTTCTGCTTGTTTTTTTATTGATCCGGTATGGTCTTATTTTAACAACATTAGTAATATATATATCTTCTCTATTTAGCTCTACAGTATTTAAAAATTCATCTAGATTTTTTCCTGCCTGACCTACAAAGGGTCTTTTAAGTTCCACCTCTTTAGAACCTGGAGCCTCTCCCACTAGAACTATATTAGCATTAAGGTTACCCTCTCCAAAAACTGCTGTTTCTTCACTCTCATCTAAACAAGATTTCTTAATTTGTTGATATTCTTTTTCTTTTTGCATCTAGTTCACCTCTTAGTAATTTAGGTACTTCTCATTATAAAGATTTCAGTCAAAACTTTAATTTATACACATCAAAGCTCCCCAGAAACATAGGATATTTCCATATGTATAAATTAAGATTCAACCTTAACTCTCTATATTATACAATTTTCCTTATAAAATTAAAAATATTTATAAAGAACCCATAAAACATTTATGTTTTATGGGTTAATTTAAATTGTTTTAATTACTTTTATTCTCCTAAATATGCTTTTTGAACCTCATTGTTATTAAGAAGGTCTTTTCCATTACCTTGAAGAACTATAGAACCCGTTTCCAATACATATCCATAATGGGCGACCTCTAAAGCTGCCTTTGCATTTTGTTCTATTAATAATATGGTAACACCTTTTTTATGGATTTCCTTTATTATTTCAAATATTTCCTTTACTATAAGTGGTGCTAACCCCAGGGAGGGTTCATCCATCATCAGTAGCTTAGGTTTTGTCATAAGGGCTCTTCCTACTGCAAGCATCTGCTGCTCACCACCGGACATAGTTCCAGCTTTTTGCCATATTCTTTCCTTTAATCTTGGAAAAAGCTCATAGACCCAATTCATATCCTTTTTTATTTCGTCCTTATTTTTTCTGATATATGCGCCGAGGATTAAATTTTCTTCAACTGTAAGGTTTGGGAAAATCCTTCTACCCTCCGGTACCATAACTAATCCATTTGAAACCATATCTTTAGTTTTCTTATTTGTAATCTCATTCCCCCCATATAGTATGCTTCCACTGGAACTTTTGACAAGTCCAATAATACTTCTAAGGGTTGTGCTTTTTCCTGCACCATTAGCACCTATTAAAGTAACTATTTTATTTTCAGAAACATCAATATTTATTCCTTTTAAAGCATGTATTCCTCCATAATGTACATTCAAATCTTTAATTTTTAACATTATTCCACCCCTAAATAGGCTTCTATAACCTTTGGATTATTTTGTATCTCAGTAGGTGTTCCCTCTGCTATCATCATTCCATGATCTAGTACATAAATTCTCTCACATACGCCCATAACAACCTGCATATGATGTTCAATCATCAATATTGTAAGATCAAATCTGTCTCTGATTTCTCTAATAAACTCCATGAGTTCCATAGATTCCTGGGGATTCATTCCTGCTGCTGGTTCATCTAGTATAAGAAGCTTAGGATCTGTAGCAAGTGCCCTTGCTATTTCAAGTCGCCTTTGTTTTCCATATGGCAGTGATGAAGATACCTCATCCATGAGATTATCAAGTCCTACTGCCTCTAATAATGCAATAGATTTTTCTTTTATTTTTCTTTCCTTTTTTCTATAGTCTGGGGTCTTTATTATTGCGGAAAATAAATTTGAATCAAGTCTCATATGATTTGCAATCAATACATTGTCTAGTACTGAAAGTTCCTTAAAAAGCCTAATGTTTTGAAAGGTTCTAGCAATGCCTAACTTCGTTATTTCATGGGTTTTAATACCCGTAATATCCTTACTTTTAAAATATATTCTACCTTCTGTTGGAGTATATACCCCTGTTATCATGTTAAAGCATGTAGTCTTTCCTGCTCCATTAGGACCTATAAGTCCAATGATTTCATTTTTATCTATGTTCATATTAAACTCAGAAACAGCTGTAATTCCTCCAAATCGCATAGTTATTTTATCTGTCTTTAAAACAGTCACGTTTTCACTTCCTTTTGATTAAGGTGATTTAATAGTTATAGCTTTTTTTATAATTTAGCCTTCTTCTTTTTATTTAGTATTAGATCCCAGCTAAATTCATTGGTTCCCATAAGACCTCTTTGGTAGAAAAGTATAACCAGCATAAGAAGTGCCGAAAATACAACCATACGCATTCCTGGTATACCTTTTATAATATACCCACCTATTTGTATGTCTGCATCAAGTA includes:
- a CDS encoding uracil-DNA glycosylase, whose product is MQKEKEYQQIKKSCLDESEETAVFGEGNLNANIVLVGEAPGSKEVELKRPFVGQAGKNLDEFLNTVELNREDIYITNVVKIRPYRINKKTSRKVNRPPNKKEIEKYCKFLIEELNMIEPTLIVTLGNVPLKTLTQNKDIKVSEVHGQVIKVEEKTIFSLYHPAAVIYNRKLKEVYIQDLYKLKEYIKSNAISL
- a CDS encoding ABC transporter ATP-binding protein, which codes for MRFGGITAVSEFNMNIDKNEIIGLIGPNGAGKTTCFNMITGVYTPTEGRIYFKSKDITGIKTHEITKLGIARTFQNIRLFKELSVLDNVLIANHMRLDSNLFSAIIKTPDYRKKERKIKEKSIALLEAVGLDNLMDEVSSSLPYGKQRRLEIARALATDPKLLILDEPAAGMNPQESMELMEFIREIRDRFDLTILMIEHHMQVVMGVCERIYVLDHGMMIAEGTPTEIQNNPKVIEAYLGVE
- a CDS encoding ABC transporter ATP-binding protein yields the protein MLKIKDLNVHYGGIHALKGINIDVSENKIVTLIGANGAGKSTTLRSIIGLVKSSSGSILYGGNEITNKKTKDMVSNGLVMVPEGRRIFPNLTVEENLILGAYIRKNKDEIKKDMNWVYELFPRLKERIWQKAGTMSGGEQQMLAVGRALMTKPKLLMMDEPSLGLAPLIVKEIFEIIKEIHKKGVTILLIEQNAKAALEVAHYGYVLETGSIVLQGNGKDLLNNNEVQKAYLGE